TTAGCTACTATGTACAATGCAGCTTGATTGTCACAAAATAAGTGGGCAGCTTGAGGATGGGAAATAGAGAGATTTGCAAACAAATGTCTCAGTCAAACTAACTCAATGGTAATGGAAGCCATAGCtctatattctgcctcagcagagGACCTGGAAATCACAGTTTGCTTCTTAGATTTCCAAGAAATGAGGGAATATCCAAGAAAAATGCAGAACCTAGTTACTGATTTTCGAGTATCAGGGTATGTggcccaatctgaatcacaaTATCCTTTAAGCTGAATGTCTGAAGTAGATGAAAGAAGAATGCCTTGTCCTGGTGAGTTTTTAAGGTACCTTAGGATCTTATAAGCTGCAGCAAGGGAACTTGAGGGGTGATCCATGAATTGGCTAAGAACATGGGTGGAATAGCTTGTGACAGGCCTTGTAATGGTCAAGTAAAGGAGTTGACCAATGAGTTGTCTGTAGGGAGTGGGATCAAGTAAGGGAATGCCACTGGATTTACTTAGTTTGTGATTCTGGTCCATTGGAATTTTTAGTGGCTTAGAGGCAAGCATGCCCAAGTCTGTAAGGATGTCTAGTGTGTATTTTCTCTGACATAGGTGGATACCAGCAGGATTTCGAGCAACCTCAATGCccaaaaaatatctcaaagCTCCCAAGCCCTTAATTCTGAAATGTTTGTTCAAAAAAGCCTTGAGGGAAGAAATGTATTCAACTCTATTATTAGCAACTactatgtcatcaacataaacaagtAGTGCTGTAAAAGAATTGACAGTATGACAAGTGAAAAGACTGTAGTCATATTTGGACTGAGTGAAGCCAAATTGAATGACATAAGAGGAGAACTTGTCATACCACTGTTTCAAggcctgtttgagaccataaatgCTTTTGAGCAGTTTGCAAAGTTGGTCAGGATGACCCTTGTGGTATCCAGGTGGTTTTCACATGTATATTTCTTCTTTGAGCTCTCCATTAAGGAAAACATTGTTGACATCGAATTGATGAAGATGTCAACTCTTAATGGAGGCTAAGGCTAAAATAGTTCTCACCGTGACAATTTTTACCACAGGGAAAAATGTTTTATGGTAATCTACACCTAGTTGCTGAGTAAATCCTTTGGCAACCAGTCTAGCTTTCTTCCTTTCAACTGTGCCATTGGAATGGTATTATGTTTTAAAGACAAACTTGCAATCAATGGAAACTTTACCAGGGGGTAGGTCAGTAATGGTCCAAGTGTGGTTGAGCTCTAAAGCTTCAAGTTCAGCATCAATTGCTTTACACCAATCAGGGTCCTTAATGGCTTATTTGAAAGTGTGAGGATCAATGTGTGAAGAGATGGTAGCAGAAAAAAAGGTAGGGTAGGTGATAAATGATCATACGAAATAGAAGAAGATAAAGATAAGGGAATACTTGATGAAGAAGCCATGTCCACTGATTGGGTGGGAGAGATAAAAGAGACTTATTAACAATGAAAGTCCTATAGGTATTGAGGGGCTGTTCTGGTTCGAGTAGATCTTCTAAGAACAGGTGGAGAAGGGGTCTGTGAGATAGGTGGAGTAGGTGGGGAAGgaggagagagggaaagaaGAGATGAAGTGGGAGCTAGTGTTTTTGAGGAGGTGGAAAAATTACTAATGGGTGGAAGTGAGGTTTGAAGAGGAAGTGGTTGCTGGAAAATGGTTGAAAGCTGGGAAGTTGGTGAAAAAAGTTCAAGTTGGTGAAAGGGGAAGACATATTCATGAAATGTCACGTCTTTGGATatgaaaattgttttagaatggAGGTCAAGGAGTTTATATCCTTTGACTCCAAAAGGATAGCCAAGAAGAACACAGGTTCTTCCACGAGGATCAAATTTGTTTCTGTTGTGGGATTGAGTGGATGCAAAGCATAAACAGCCAAAAATTATCAGATGAGAATATGTTGGGGGATAGTGGAAGAGAAGTTCATATGGGGTTTTGTTGGAAAGCAAAGGGCTACGAACACGATTGATAATGTGAGCAGCAGTTAAAATACAATCATTCTAGTAAAGGTTAGGAAGATTGGATTGAGTTTTTAAGGCTCTGGCTATGTTCAAATGGTGCTAATGTTTCCTTTCAacaaccccattttgttgaggggttgCCACACAGGTTTTGTGATGGATGATGCCTTTCTTATTGAAAAAATCTGTCATTTGGACTTCAAGGCCATTGTCACTTCGTAGGATTTTGATTTTAGCATTGAATTGTGTTTCAACCAAATTGTAGAAAGCTTCAATGCAAGATCTGGtgtgagatttatttttaagcaGGTAAATCCAAGTACTTCGAGAAAAGTCCTCtacaattgttaaaaaatacttgGTTCCATCATATGCTACCACTGGGTTGGGACCCCAAATGTCACAGTGTATAAGTTCAAAGAGAGTGTTGCTTTTAATGGAACTGATAGAAAATGGCAATCTGTGATGTTTAGGACAAACATGACATGAGTTGGTAACAGAAATACTAGAAACATGTTTAATGGATGAGTCTTGTATTACAAGTAATTTATTAATGGGATTATGACCCATTCGACAATGCCATATACCTGAAACTTGATGAAAATGGTGAGAAACAGCAGAAACAGAGATGTTCTCAtgcaaagaaattgaaaaatagtcAAGAAGGGCCGATGGGGTGACTGGTGTTGTGGTCAGGTGGTATAAGTCATTCTTCATCTCACCCATGCCAATTGTGGTCTATGTTAAAAGGTCCTGGAGAAAACAGAtttgtgaaaagaaaagaaaagaaagcagcaAGATAAAGAAGATGTGAGCTGCTTAGCTGAGATTAAATTGAAACTAAAGGGGGAACACAAAGGACATTATATATTATGCAAAATTAAAGTAGGAGTGATGTGGACAGTGCCTATATGAGTAACTGGTGCTGAGCGACCATTGGGTAATTTAACAACAAATGAATTCTGAGAGGTGATAGAGGAAAAATAAGAGGTGTTacagatcatgtgatctgtAGCACCTGTATCAATAATCCAGGATATGTGTGTGTTAGTGTGCTATGATAGAGTGAAAGGAGTAAAAGAAAAACAGTTACCATTCATGGTGGATGAGGGAATGCAATCTGTTTGGACAATATTGATCGAGTGAGTAGCCATTGAAGCTTCCTTTGACTGCAATAGAGAAAGTAGTTGATGGTATTGGTCTTTGGTGAAGGTGGGGGTATCATGAGAGTGGGTTTCTGGGTCGAGGATGGTCATATTGGCAGAAGAGGGGGTAGGTTGTGGGGTTTTTCCATAGAATTTGTGTCCAGGTGGGTAACCATGCAACTTGTAGCATTTTGCTACTATGTGGCCAGTCGTGTGGCAGTGAGTGCAAATGGGTGCTTGAGCATTGCTTGCTTTTAAACGTATGTCCATCGTGTGACCCTGAATTTTGCAATGAGTGCAAAAGCTTTTGTCATGTTTAGGCTGCTGGGAGGGTTTGGGAAATGGTTTGTAATATGGTTGTTTGACGCAAAAGCCATAGAATCAGGTGAGGGAAGGCCATTGAGTACAGCATGGTGCATTTCTTGTTGTTGGATCATAGAGAAGATTTTATTGATGGGAGTTAAGGGATCAAGTAACATGATCTGGTCACGGGTGACATTGTGGGATTCATTGAGACCCATAAGAAATTGGATGATGCAATCCCATTGGTAACGATCAAGCAAGACAGTAAGCTTGCCACAAGTGCAGTCAGGCAAAGGATCACATAGAAGTAATTCATCCCAAATGGTTTTGAGCTTACCAAAGTAAATGCTTACCAAGTCAGAATCTTGTTGTAAACTAGTGAGAGCCTTCTTGAGTTGAAAAATGCGATGGCCATTCTGTTGAGTGAACTTGTCCTTGAGCTCAGACCAAATTTGAGATGCATCATCGACTAGGGCAATGCTGAACTTAAGGGTTGAATTGATAGAATTATGAAGCGAGGAGACAACAAGGTCATTACATGATCTCTCCCAAGCAGCATAAAGAGAATCTGTGGGATCTTTTGGTTTAGTTAGGCTTCCATTAATGAATCTAAGTTTATTCTTGGCACGTAGAGCTCTACACATGGCTCTAGACCAAGTAGTGTAGTTGTCGGTATTAAGAAGATCATGGACCAAAGGAAGAGATTGATTGTCTCCATGGTCAAGACGATATGGGTtggtaatattattaaaatcgaGGAAGGGTGATTTGGAGGATTTGGGGGTTTCAGTAGTCATTGCAGAGTATGCTTACGCAcatgctcttgataccatggaGTCATGTTAAACGGCCATGACAGTTATTATTCTCTATTCTCTGAGAGGTAACACTTCCAATTACATGGTGTAGCACCTACACTTACTAATTCGTATATGTATAATTTCAGGATGTGGGCATGAACTTTGTGTAAAATGCGCTCTCTTTCTTTGCTTAACATGCAACATTCCTTCTGAATTAGTGGGACCGCCTGGCTCCATTCCCTGCCCTCTCTGTAGATATAGAATGATATCTTCGTCAAATTGCCTGTTTCCCCAGCGAAAGAAAATGAACTACAAACGTCCCTTGGCCTCTGTACCCCATGCATGCTTCACCATCGTGATCCTGACTGTCAATCCCCAGTTCATACACCAGAGATCCGAAAGAATCGTGTGGCTTCAGTTTCTTCGGATCTGTTATGTCCAGTCACCTAGCTTGTAGCCCGTTTCCTTCTGTTAAAATTCCTTTATGTACCTGCAATGATGGTCCATGCCCATCGTTTGAACCTCGAGAGGTGGAAACACAAGATGAGTCACACCATCGTGTACAAGCAATATCAATGGACAATGATAAGATGGAAAGGCCAAGACTGGAGAGAACCAGTTGTTCAAGCCTGTTTTGGGGCAGAAGAAGCTGCAGCAGAGAGCATCAGTGCAACTCTGAAATAAATGCTTGACTAGTTCGGTTCGTGGACGGTCCATTCTTCTCTCCCCATGGATAGCATTTTGTGTTGACAGCAGTGCAGTCCGAGGTCGTCTTAGCTCACCTATCACGAAACTGACTATTCATGAACCATGTGCATCTGGTATTTATTCAGCTGGCTACATGGCAACAGGTGGGTAACGCATCGTTGCATTTTGACGACATCCTGGATTGCTTTTTGAGATGATTGGAGTTGTTAACTTTGAGAATCTCTTAAAGCCTAGAGTTTGAAGAATGAGAGAGACTTAGTTTGagttatacaatattttttgaacATTTAAATCATGTCTAGAAGATCATGCACACAGGCAGCAATATTATTGTAGCGCCCAGTACATACTATAAATTTTTCTCCAATTTTAGGTCTAGAGGATCGTAATACGCATGTTTTGTATGTTTGGATTGTAATCGAGTGCAATTGAATGTCAGGAAGAACAATTAGTTTCTTTCCATAATGGTATTTTGTACAATATTCTTGTCCTAGATTTTATTTTGTCAATCTAGGAAATAAGGTGCACGCCAAAGAGCGGTTGCCTCCATCGTCATAAGCTTTTCTCATGTGGATTCGAATGTctcgtttgtttttagaaataagatgagataaattaagattaaaattaaaagttgaataaaatattattagaatatattattttaatatttttttgtatttagatttgacaagattaaattatttattttatttttgtattgagatttgaaaaagttgaattatttattttattttatataaaaatttaaaaaaattataataattaagataaaataagatgaaaatttttgaaaagtgatcactcaaattctattaaaaagaaataaaaatatatgttagGTGCATGTTAGTCACCGCCTATTTATTTGCTTTGCGGAAATCTGTAAGTAATCAATCCCCTTGATTTCCTTACCTTGCATTGGGGATGTGGACTCTCTCATGATCATGTAGCATTGAAAATGGTGCTTTGttgttcttttaattatttttaaatcgaAACTCCTTAATACAAGACTTTAGACAGGTTTATCCGTTGTTTAGAGAACAATGGCAACCAACGAATATGGGCCACATAAGGGATGTATTTTTAAGTTGGTGGGGTGCATTgcagaggaaaaataaattattagagTCACATGTGATTGTCGAGACCAATCCCCCCTCCCCAACCCCCCTCTCCCTCCTTCCCTCTCCATCACGAAccttaacctctctctctctctctctgatttgcAGAATCGAAACATGATTTGAAGACTACGTTAACTTTCTTagtatttgaaaattaaaacacGATATTTTTTGGACTTCGTTGAAACACGATCACttaatccctctctctctctctctctctctctccatcctcGATTTTCTTAGAATTTGATTATATCTACAAGTTGCCTGAATATTCTTTTAAGATCCATTATAAGTGAAAACACAGTGAGATACTCCTTGGAAAGCCCTGAGATATGGATAACCCACCATCAATTCAATttacttcaaaatttgaatactCAAATGCGTTTTAGACAACTGTTAGGGAAAATGATCAACTTGCAGTTCTATCAAGAGTTGTTGTTCTGGGGAATAAAAAACTTTGGTcgcaaggttttttttttttccctgcaaGCGATACTTATATCATTAACTTCCATCtgcaccaataaaaaaaaatgaaaactataaATTTCTGTGACAATGCTTCAATTTATATAAGATTGTGTGGTTGATAAAAATTTTTGCTTCAAATTCTACTGTCTATATGAAAGATTATGTCTTGGATTACAACGGGTGCGACTTCAGACGCCAGTATGTGAACTGTGGATGCAACGGTCTGGGTTTGCCGGTCTGGGTTCGCCTAAAGGGTTGCTCCTCCACAGGTACGGCATGCAGCTGTTTCATGTGCAAATCGTGCAACTGGGTTTatgtaaaaggaaagaaatgaatcTGTTCCATGCGGCTGGGTTTTCTAAAAAGGGGACAGGCATTTCTTTGGTGTGGCCAGGTTTAGTCTAGTCTCGTATACTTAGCTGATGTGTCATTCTATTAGTGGTTTTCGATAAAGTAACCTTAGAGGATCACCTGTCTAAAGTGGTTCTCAAAATCAAaagagaatttttaaaaaactattattttattattttaaagaaatagaaataaaaaataaaagatttagaAATATAGATAAATGATAGTTTAAAAGCACtctcaataaatttttcattctattttctaaaatttattattaaaatttatttttttaattttatatactgatttttataatatactatatatcaatttatctatttttttcgtatcatttaaatgttatactttttaataatttttatttatttcaaataaagtACAAAGTaaaaagtagagagaaaaatgaataaagagtaaaaaataaaaagagaaataaattaaatatttattcaagTGTGAAcagtattttataaatatagatgtGGTACTGTAACAAactgaatattaaaaataaaatacataacctttttttttttttttggtgatcaAAACGCATATTGCAAAATACATAACCTATTAGATGggttattttgaattattttctttaaattttacagAAATATAGATTTTACATGAACTTTGGGAGTTCTCTTCACTCCTAAAGAAGCCCTTCGATAAGCCTCACGTCATTTAACTTGGTTATTTGGAGTGACTTCACGAGGACGAGATATGCAATTGTGAGTTATTTGGAGTGACTTTACGAAAGAGGGATCGGAATGGTAGGATCTATTTGCTCGATGGGGTTTTGGACAGGTGGGTTGGGTCCCATCCCATCAGTTTTTCTCTCTCGTGAAGTGATTCCCAACTCAAGTGAAGTCTTCCTTTCATAAATAGATTTCACCTCGCTATCgtcacttttatgtatttattattaatattattaatgtaattaattaaaataattattttatattaaaaaaataacacaatcaatcaaattaataaattatttaaaaaatatataaaagtgactataaataaaatttttatagaaaataacaaACAGTAAGCATGTTTAAATTGGGAGATGTTATCTCATACTAtatcatcacatctcatctaatttcaatatttaaatattacaattataaatattttttaattttaaatctttaattttttatttaattattacttaattattataattttttcaaattttataaaacaatacaaaaaataatcctgttttttcaaatttcaaaaaaatatttatattaaacaattatattttaataatattttaattttataatatttttattcaaatttttatcttttatttctcaaaaccctataaaattttctaattaaattattttactactatttaaaaaCCATGTCATTACTATTCAATAATCATGTAAACTCATTGCTCAAACCAGGCCTTGAGAGCATCAAACTTTTGACACTTGCCATCTCGAAAATGCTTTTCCACATTTTAACTTGTACAGTGTCGATATAGATAATATACTCacattgatatattaaatcCAAATTTAAATGGCATGCATTAATTAAGTGAAAATGCATGTGATGCAGTCACAACTCGAAAAGTACTGTTTCTTTAACAGTCCCTGCATCGAGGATCGATCTCACACTCTCATGCATCCAAGTCCAATATGTAAATGTGGTCACCCACTAATTAATTTGTGTCCATTTTTTATATTCCAAACCCAAGTAGTGGcgtcaaattatatatatgcagaaTTTAATCTTGACAACTAATTAATAAACTGTACAAAATTAGATTCCCTCTTTTCAATGGATTACAATCGCTCGCGCGACAGATTTAGTGGCCGGTGTCTAATTATGCAGCATTATCGATTGCTTTTGCTTGAATGTTAAGAAAAATGGATATTtgtgattaattatttataataaaaaaattattaacgaTGAAAACAGATTCATTTTACTTAAAAATAACTAATCAtatataagtaaattttttttagtgtttgtGTGAGTATTGATCATAATGAATGCCACATGATCAGAATTCTCCTTCATATCAAAGGAAAGTATTGtaatgaaatatatttattcCAATCTAAAATCCAGagaagagaggaggagagaaaaaagaaagaaacccgGCCGACACCAGAATGAGGTTCGAAACCATCACCATCTAATTAGAGTATAACTCAACATGCCACGTGCCCACCGACTGGAACACTTATGTATGATCGATCCTTAAGGAAACTGAAATGGATGGGACCATCAATTCCCAAAACCTAGTAGTAGAGAACATACGGACGCACAGTACCAAGTACAGCTCGTCTTACAAAAGGCAGAAGGAAAACTACACCGTACGTGCCCATAAATATACTCACAACATGGAAATTGAAAACAACCTTTTTCGATATTGCAGGAATGCCCATTCCTCTTACTTTTTCCCTGTTATTGAATCATATCTTCTTCTTGAAGCGGTCTCTCTCTGTGCATTGAAGTACACTGCAGCCACTGGCAGACCCAAACCATTTTCTTCTGAGAATCTTCTTGTGTTGAAATGGTCTCTTGTAGCTGGAGTCCTTACTGTTTGTCTCCCACTCTGCTTGAATAAGAGGAACACGTACCTATGGATTCCAAAAACTGGCTTCGGAGTCTCGTAACCCACAGTTTCTTTTCCTGTTCAAATCAAAAGCCATCGATTTTAATTAACTAACCTTTAAAGGATTGATGCAATGTCATGGCGAAGTAGTACTACAATGAAAACTAGGGCTACCGtaaagagagagatcagaggGGTTCTATACTTATATGAACTCACCAAAAGAAGCATCAGTGGTGCCAGGAATGTCAGTGACCATCCTGAAAGATATATTACGTATCAAAATTCATCGATACATATTGAAGGAAAAGTATAAAAAGAACCAGGACTTGATATACACAGTACCAATGGAGATGCTCCCTTAAATACGGATCACTAGGACTTGGAGCATCGGGGTCTGTCATAATCTtcaataaaaaagagaagagagagattgACACATGCAGTATATATCGATATATAGCATTAGTAGTAGCAgaaaaaacacatatattgtAGTTATTGCAACATAATGGCCAACTTTTAATTAAACTCACTAGTGTATAAGCAGTCCTCATGTCCTCCCCACCAATATCTACGCGGGGTTTAGAAATAATGACAGAAGGCATGAGTTCATGGCCATTGGCAACTTCCTTATTAGAGTTGTAGATTACATTCATTCTAAGACTTGGGGTGAAAATGTCCACCACCTCTCCCACAACTCTCCCCACAATTAGTGGTTCCATGAACCTAgacattaggaaaaaaaaaatgctcagtACTCTGTAtataagagagaagagagagagaaagatacaGAAAGGAGAAGTGCTTTGTGGTAATGTCTAATTTGGTGTAATGGGAGTGTGAATATGTGAGAGGTTTTATAGGCACGAGGAATTGAAAGAAACTTCAAGAGCTTGGAAGGCTCTaagaatacatatataaataaaagagtcGTGTAATTACTATTTAGGGAAAGGGGTCGGACGCGTGTTATGAGCTAGTTCCGACTGAAATGTCTCTTTCCAAGAATGCGGAAAGATGCCAAATAGAGAAGGGTCAATTGAGTGAGTTTGTCGTAAGATATCCACGTGAAAAGCTTAAAGATAGCTACATGAGTTATGTATAGTTCTCCTGTCTTGCAGAATCTAACATGTCTTTCGCTTATTGGTTTTTATGTGAATGGAGAATAATACAACTTTTCCCAATATAATACAATATCCTGGACAAATGGGAATTCGGCTTTTGAGGTGTGCTTATCTGCAGGCGCATGGAAATGGATTTTTTATTGGATGGATAAAGACAAGAATTAAGCAACTGTGGCTTGTTACTTATCTGCTCATATTGGTGGTGTGTGGCTTTAAATGGCATATGTATCATAGCATAATTTAAGAGCCTCCACtggtttttctttcttaaataaccctagatttttttttgatttttttttttaaattagagcACATTgctacaagtatatatatatatatatatagccatttTCTTTcacagaaaaatatttattttaacaaatttaaatcATGATTTTCGGCTTTAAATGGTATATATAGCACATGCGCTAGCACTACTAATTAAGAAGTACTTTCAGActggtttttctttctttataagtataaaaactattttattctcctttctcaatttggttatatttgGACTggagcgcgcgcgcgcgcgcgcacatatatatatatatatatatatattgccacAGCCCACATGTATAGCCATTGTTTTTTgtccaataaattaaactaatatagACAGTTGGGTGCTGGAATACATGCAATACTGATTTCTGGCTTTAAATGGTATAGCGCGCACTGCATAAAAGAAATCCTGGCTGGACTGATTCTTATCTATCAAATAATTACctaagtacttttttttttttaaatagactccaattcaattcatgaatgaaggaagttacagctgtgaccaaAAAATCCGAGTACAGACCCCGATTAACTAGCCAACTACTCATCGGTTATAAGCCCCCCAGCACACAACTTTCATTATgtcggacattgtctaaaaaaCTTCTGAAAAGCTCTCTAACGACACAGCCCTTCTGAGATGGAAGACT
This is a stretch of genomic DNA from Carya illinoinensis cultivar Pawnee chromosome 3, C.illinoinensisPawnee_v1, whole genome shotgun sequence. It encodes these proteins:
- the LOC122305814 gene encoding CEN-like protein 1, giving the protein MSRFMEPLIVGRVVGEVVDIFTPSLRMNVIYNSNKEVANGHELMPSVIISKPRVDIGGEDMRTAYTLIMTDPDAPSPSDPYLREHLHWMVTDIPGTTDASFGKETVGYETPKPVFGIHRYVFLLFKQSGRQTVRTPATRDHFNTRRFSEENGLGLPVAAVYFNAQRETASRRRYDSITGKK